The Microlunatus antarcticus genome window below encodes:
- the sufB gene encoding Fe-S cluster assembly protein SufB has product MTDILDETAVTTGTATGPVAPGTGQSQDEHLDALGRYRFGWSDSDAAGSIAKRGLSTAVVENISALKSEPQWMLDLRLKGLKLFDRKPMPAWGAELNDIDFDNIKYFVRSTEKQAATWDDLPADIKNTYDKLGIPEAEKARLVSGVAAQYESEVVYHKINEELEKQGVIFLDTDTALKEYPELFAEYFATVIPVGDNKFSALNSAVWSGGSFIYVPKGVHVEIPLQAYFRINTENMGQFERTLIIVDEDAYVHYVEGCTAPIYSSDSLHSAVVEIVVKKGARCRYTTIQNWSNNVYNLVTKRATCEEGATMEWIDGNIGSKVTMKYPAVYLMGEHARGETLSIAFAGEGQHQDAGSKMVHCAPYTSSSIISKSVARGGGRTSYRGLVQVQDGAHHSASIVKCDALLVDSISRSDTYPYVDVREDDVSMAHEATVSKVSDEQLFYLMSRGMGEDEAMAMIVRGFVEPIARELPMEYALELNRLIELQMEGAVG; this is encoded by the coding sequence ATGACCGACATCCTTGACGAGACCGCCGTCACCACCGGGACCGCTACCGGTCCGGTCGCGCCCGGCACGGGGCAGAGCCAGGACGAGCACCTCGACGCCCTCGGCCGTTACCGCTTCGGCTGGTCCGACTCCGACGCCGCCGGCTCGATCGCCAAGCGCGGCCTGAGCACCGCCGTCGTGGAGAACATCTCCGCGCTCAAGAGCGAGCCGCAGTGGATGCTCGACCTGCGCCTCAAGGGCCTCAAGCTCTTCGACCGCAAGCCGATGCCGGCCTGGGGTGCGGAGCTGAACGACATCGACTTCGACAACATCAAGTACTTCGTGCGCTCGACCGAGAAGCAGGCCGCGACCTGGGACGACCTGCCGGCCGACATCAAGAACACGTACGACAAGCTCGGCATCCCCGAGGCGGAGAAGGCGCGCCTGGTCTCCGGCGTGGCCGCCCAGTACGAGTCCGAGGTGGTCTACCACAAGATCAACGAGGAGCTCGAGAAGCAGGGCGTCATCTTCCTCGACACCGACACCGCGCTGAAGGAGTACCCGGAGCTCTTCGCCGAGTACTTCGCCACGGTCATCCCGGTCGGGGACAACAAGTTCTCCGCGCTGAACTCGGCGGTGTGGTCCGGCGGCTCGTTCATCTACGTCCCCAAGGGCGTGCACGTCGAGATCCCGCTGCAGGCCTACTTCCGGATCAACACCGAGAACATGGGCCAGTTCGAGCGCACGCTGATCATCGTCGACGAGGACGCGTACGTGCACTACGTCGAGGGCTGCACCGCGCCGATCTACTCGTCCGACTCGCTGCACAGCGCGGTCGTCGAGATCGTCGTGAAGAAGGGCGCCCGCTGCCGCTACACGACGATCCAGAACTGGTCGAACAACGTCTACAACCTCGTCACCAAGCGCGCCACCTGCGAGGAGGGCGCCACGATGGAGTGGATCGACGGCAACATCGGCTCCAAGGTGACCATGAAGTACCCGGCCGTCTACCTCATGGGCGAGCACGCCCGGGGCGAGACGCTGTCCATCGCCTTCGCCGGCGAGGGCCAGCACCAGGACGCGGGCTCCAAGATGGTCCACTGCGCGCCGTACACGTCGAGCTCGATCATCTCCAAGTCCGTCGCCCGTGGTGGCGGCCGCACCTCGTACCGCGGTCTGGTGCAGGTGCAGGACGGGGCGCACCACTCGGCCTCGATCGTCAAGTGCGACGCGCTCCTGGTCGACTCGATCAGCCGCTCCGACACCTACCCCTACGTCGACGTCCGCGAGGACGACGTGTCGATGGCGCACGAGGCCACGGTCTCCAAGGTCAGCGACGAGCAGCTCTTCTACCTGATGAGCCGCGGGATGGGCGAGGACGAGGCGATGGCCATGATCGTCCGCGGCTTCGTGGAGCCGATCGCCCGTGAGCTCCCGATGGAGTACGCCCTCGAGCTCAACCGCCTGATCGAGCTGCAGATGGAGGGCGCGGTCGGCTGA